One window of Flavobacterium ammonificans genomic DNA carries:
- the arsC gene encoding arsenate reductase (glutaredoxin) (This arsenate reductase requires both glutathione and glutaredoxin to convert arsenate to arsenite, after which the efflux transporter formed by ArsA and ArsB can extrude the arsenite from the cell, providing resistance.), with the protein MIEIYHNPRCGKSRNCLALVSEKEEAITVIKYLENPLSNQNLKELLQKLNFKPIQLVRVKEKIWIENFKNKQLTDEGIIQAMVDHPILIERPIVVKGNKAIIGRVIDELNQFIL; encoded by the coding sequence ATGATTGAAATATACCACAACCCGCGTTGCGGAAAATCAAGAAACTGTTTGGCATTAGTTTCTGAAAAAGAAGAAGCAATTACTGTTATCAAATACCTGGAAAATCCTTTGTCAAATCAAAATCTTAAAGAGTTACTTCAAAAACTCAACTTTAAACCCATTCAATTGGTTCGAGTAAAAGAAAAAATTTGGATTGAAAATTTTAAAAACAAACAACTGACCGACGAAGGGATTATTCAAGCAATGGTTGATCACCCTATTCTAATTGAAAGACCAATTGTGGTAAAAGGAAACAAAGCTATTATAGGAAGAGTAATCGATGAGTTGAATCAATTTATTTTGTAA
- a CDS encoding CPBP family intramembrane glutamic endopeptidase: MFLEQVSTKESVFWKYLVGSFILFCASIVGQLPFTLGVLLKSSIDKIPYPSSYEATMNFFDSNLSLFLMLVSFVIVFFQLYALVRFFHKQSFIQIITSRSKIDWHRVLFSFSIWAGISIVSTVVVYILYPEDFIVQLNWIPFLVLFGIGLLLFPFQIGCEELIFRGYLMQGFGNLAKNKWFPLLMTSVIFGLLHIANPEVDKMGYSILIYYIGTGLFLGIITLMDDGIELALGFHFANNFIAALLVTSDWTAFQTHSILKSTSDPSVFFDIILPVSIIFPMLILLFAKKYHWSNWKEKLTGRF, encoded by the coding sequence ATGTTTTTAGAACAAGTTAGCACAAAAGAATCAGTATTTTGGAAATATTTAGTGGGTTCTTTTATTTTGTTTTGTGCTTCCATAGTTGGGCAATTGCCTTTTACCTTGGGAGTACTTCTCAAGTCTTCTATAGATAAAATTCCTTATCCAAGTTCGTATGAAGCAACGATGAATTTTTTTGATTCCAATCTGAGCTTGTTTTTGATGTTAGTCTCATTTGTTATTGTGTTCTTTCAATTATATGCTTTAGTTCGGTTTTTTCACAAACAATCATTCATACAAATCATTACATCTCGATCTAAGATAGATTGGCACCGCGTCTTATTTTCATTTTCTATTTGGGCTGGAATCTCAATCGTTTCCACAGTTGTTGTTTACATTTTGTATCCAGAGGATTTCATAGTTCAGTTGAATTGGATTCCATTTTTGGTTTTATTTGGTATTGGATTATTACTTTTTCCTTTCCAAATAGGTTGTGAAGAATTAATTTTTAGAGGATACTTGATGCAAGGTTTCGGAAATTTGGCAAAAAACAAATGGTTTCCATTGCTCATGACATCAGTTATTTTTGGGTTATTGCATATCGCTAATCCCGAAGTAGATAAAATGGGGTATTCTATTTTAATATACTATATCGGGACAGGATTATTTTTGGGGATTATCACTTTGATGGATGACGGAATAGAATTAGCCTTGGGCTTTCATTTTGCGAATAATTTTATTGCAGCTTTATTAGTCACTTCGGATTGGACTGCATTTCAAACCCATTCCATTTTAAAAAGCACCTCAGATCCAAGTGTTTTCTTTGATATCATTTTACCGGTGAGTATTATTTTTCCAATGCTAATTTTGCTTTTTGCAAAAAAATACCATTGGTCTAATTGGAAAGAAAAATTAACAGGAAGATTTTAA
- a CDS encoding AMP-binding protein, whose amino-acid sequence MSTVTYQNVHNKFKLNGFSFTKDDLLRVAYSFIKEGEAYEKPLGIFILDWFDAKPYLEMNTSGSTGAPKNIRVDKQAMVNSALATGDFFDLQPGQKVLHCLPTDYVAGKMMFVRAFILGLDMEFVAPSSHPLEGVKGSFDFCGMVPLQAKNSMKDLGRIKTLIIGGAKVNKTLEQELVKVPSQIYETYGMTETITHIAAKRIGESAFSVLPNVKITIDDRQCLVIDAHKISTETIKTNDLAELISDTQFVWKGRIDNVINSGGIKLIPEQIEEKLASSISNCFFVYGQADELLGEKLVLYVEGESMPIDESIFEVLDKYEKPKEIVFISEFKRTATGKVIRDQSIG is encoded by the coding sequence ATGAGTACAGTAACTTATCAAAACGTTCACAACAAGTTCAAATTAAATGGCTTTAGTTTTACCAAAGACGATTTACTTCGCGTAGCCTATTCGTTTATTAAAGAAGGGGAAGCTTATGAAAAACCGCTAGGGATTTTTATTTTGGATTGGTTTGATGCAAAACCCTATTTAGAAATGAATACCTCGGGTTCTACAGGGGCACCAAAAAATATTCGTGTAGACAAACAAGCGATGGTCAATTCAGCTTTAGCAACAGGAGATTTTTTTGATTTGCAACCTGGGCAAAAAGTGCTTCATTGTTTACCAACCGACTATGTTGCGGGTAAAATGATGTTTGTAAGAGCCTTTATTTTAGGTTTAGACATGGAATTTGTAGCACCAAGTTCGCATCCATTAGAAGGAGTAAAAGGATCTTTTGATTTTTGTGGAATGGTGCCTTTACAAGCTAAAAATTCTATGAAAGACTTAGGCCGAATTAAAACGTTAATTATTGGAGGTGCCAAAGTAAATAAAACTTTAGAACAAGAGTTAGTTAAGGTTCCGTCTCAGATTTATGAAACTTACGGAATGACCGAAACGATTACGCATATTGCAGCAAAGCGAATAGGAGAGAGTGCTTTTTCGGTCTTGCCTAATGTAAAAATCACAATTGATGACAGACAGTGTTTAGTGATTGATGCGCATAAAATTAGTACTGAAACTATCAAGACTAATGATTTGGCCGAATTAATTTCAGATACTCAGTTTGTTTGGAAAGGCCGTATTGATAACGTGATTAATAGCGGCGGGATCAAATTAATTCCGGAGCAAATAGAAGAAAAACTAGCATCCTCAATTTCAAACTGCTTTTTTGTGTACGGACAAGCCGATGAACTTTTAGGAGAAAAATTAGTATTGTATGTGGAAGGGGAATCAATGCCAATTGACGAATCTATTTTTGAAGTTTTAGACAAATACGAAAAACCAAAAGAGATTGTATTTATTTCAGAATTTAAGCGAACTGCTACCGGTAAAGTAATACGAGACCAAAGTATTGGTTAA
- a CDS encoding acyl-CoA carboxylase subunit beta: MDLNFNKNEDHNKLLLSELRRKLGEVKLGGGEKRIQKLHAEGKMTARERIDYLLDANEKSIEIGAFVGEGMYKEHGGCPSGGVVVKLGYIKGKQCIVVANDATVKAGAWFPITAKKNLRAQEIAMENRIPIIYLVDSAGVYLPLQDEIFPDKEHFGRIFRNNALMSSMGITQISAVMGSCVAGGAYLPIMSDEALIVDKTGSIFLAGSYLVKAAIGESIDNETLGGATTHCEISGVTDYKAKDDKDALDKIKNIVDKIGDYNKAGFNRIKSEKPAQDENELYGVLPKARTDQYDMMEIIKRMVDNSEFEAYKEGYGQTIITGYARIDGWAVGIVANQRKVVKTKNGEMQFGGVIYSDSADKATRFIANCNQKKIPLVFLQDVTGFMVGSKSEHGGIIKDGAKMVNAVSNSVVPKFTVIVGNSYGAGNYAMCGKAYDPRLIVAWPSAELAVMGGTQAAKVLAQIEASSLKAKGEEVDEAKEAELFAKIKARYDEQVSPYYAASRLWTDAIIDPIETRTWISMGIEAANHAPIEKPFNLGVIQT; this comes from the coding sequence ATGGATTTGAATTTCAATAAAAACGAAGATCACAACAAATTATTACTTTCGGAACTCCGCAGAAAGTTGGGAGAAGTAAAACTGGGAGGCGGAGAAAAACGCATTCAAAAATTACATGCTGAAGGAAAAATGACAGCACGTGAACGTATTGATTATTTACTTGATGCTAACGAAAAAAGTATTGAAATTGGAGCCTTTGTGGGCGAAGGAATGTACAAAGAACACGGCGGCTGTCCATCGGGCGGGGTCGTAGTTAAACTAGGATACATCAAAGGAAAACAATGTATTGTCGTTGCCAATGATGCGACTGTAAAAGCGGGTGCTTGGTTTCCAATAACCGCTAAGAAAAACCTTCGTGCGCAAGAAATTGCCATGGAAAATCGCATTCCTATTATCTATTTAGTGGATAGTGCTGGGGTGTATTTGCCTTTACAAGATGAAATTTTTCCTGACAAAGAACACTTTGGTCGCATATTCAGAAACAATGCCTTAATGAGCAGTATGGGAATTACTCAAATTTCGGCAGTGATGGGAAGTTGTGTGGCTGGCGGGGCGTACTTACCCATCATGAGTGACGAAGCTTTAATTGTAGACAAAACCGGAAGTATCTTTTTAGCCGGAAGTTATTTAGTGAAAGCCGCTATTGGCGAAAGCATTGACAACGAGACATTAGGTGGTGCAACAACGCATTGCGAAATCTCAGGAGTGACCGATTATAAAGCCAAAGATGACAAAGACGCTTTGGACAAAATAAAAAATATCGTTGATAAAATTGGTGATTATAACAAAGCCGGTTTCAACCGAATCAAATCAGAGAAACCTGCTCAAGACGAAAACGAATTGTATGGCGTGCTCCCAAAAGCGCGTACCGATCAATACGATATGATGGAAATCATCAAGCGAATGGTGGATAATTCTGAATTTGAAGCTTACAAAGAAGGTTATGGTCAAACTATCATTACGGGCTATGCTCGAATAGACGGTTGGGCTGTGGGAATAGTAGCCAATCAACGAAAAGTAGTCAAAACTAAAAACGGCGAAATGCAATTTGGTGGGGTGATTTACTCCGATTCAGCAGACAAAGCAACACGATTTATAGCCAATTGCAACCAAAAGAAAATTCCGTTAGTGTTTTTACAAGATGTAACTGGATTTATGGTAGGTAGCAAATCGGAGCATGGCGGTATTATAAAAGACGGTGCCAAAATGGTGAATGCTGTTTCCAATTCGGTGGTGCCAAAATTCACTGTCATTGTTGGCAACTCTTATGGAGCTGGGAATTATGCCATGTGTGGGAAAGCTTACGACCCGCGTTTGATTGTGGCTTGGCCGAGTGCTGAATTAGCCGTAATGGGTGGCACACAAGCTGCCAAAGTATTGGCGCAGATTGAAGCTAGTTCGCTAAAAGCAAAAGGAGAAGAAGTCGATGAAGCTAAAGAAGCAGAATTGTTTGCCAAAATAAAAGCACGTTATGACGAACAAGTATCGCCTTACTATGCAGCCTCTCGTTTATGGACTGATGCCATTATTGACCCTATAGAAACGCGTACTTGGATTTCGATGGGAATTGAAGCGGCCAACCACGCTCCTATTGAGAAACCATTTAATTTAGGGGTGATTCAAACATAA
- the lpxD gene encoding UDP-3-O-(3-hydroxymyristoyl)glucosamine N-acyltransferase — protein MKSYSIQEINEVLKGTIVGSINPTITAPEQLDEASATEITFIGHRKYEKNWATSKACAAVVNEDISIEPGDNRIFIKVKNADLAMSQVLELFAPPSPVFHVEIHPTAVIDASATIGKGSKIGANVYVGPKTTIGENTILYPNVTVLDECSIGNNTVIWSGTVVRERCHIGHHCIIHPNATIGADGFGFRPDPEKGLVKIPQIGNVVIGNGVEIGANSCVDRGKFSSTVLGDGCKIDNLVQIGHNSKLGRFCIMAGNSGLAGSVTLGTGVIIGGSASIKDHTTLGDGAIVGAGSGVVSNVEAGKTVLGYPAVDARDALKQWAILKRLVEDSKK, from the coding sequence ATGAAATCGTATTCTATTCAAGAGATCAACGAAGTACTCAAAGGTACTATTGTTGGATCAATTAACCCCACAATTACCGCTCCTGAACAACTAGACGAAGCATCTGCAACTGAAATTACTTTTATTGGTCACCGAAAATATGAAAAAAATTGGGCTACTTCAAAAGCCTGTGCTGCTGTAGTCAACGAAGATATTAGCATCGAACCTGGAGACAATCGGATATTTATCAAAGTAAAAAATGCCGATTTAGCGATGTCACAGGTATTGGAACTTTTTGCACCGCCAAGTCCCGTATTTCATGTCGAAATTCATCCAACTGCCGTAATTGATGCTTCAGCTACAATTGGAAAAGGGAGTAAAATTGGAGCCAATGTGTATGTTGGTCCCAAAACAACCATCGGAGAAAATACCATCCTCTACCCTAACGTAACCGTTTTGGACGAATGTTCCATTGGAAATAATACTGTAATTTGGTCAGGAACTGTAGTTCGTGAACGTTGTCATATTGGTCATCATTGTATCATCCATCCTAATGCGACTATTGGCGCTGATGGTTTTGGTTTCAGACCTGATCCTGAAAAAGGCTTGGTGAAGATTCCGCAAATTGGGAATGTCGTGATTGGAAATGGCGTTGAAATTGGGGCTAACTCTTGCGTAGACCGAGGGAAATTTAGTTCTACCGTTTTAGGCGACGGCTGTAAAATTGACAATTTAGTTCAAATTGGTCACAACAGTAAACTAGGTCGTTTTTGTATTATGGCTGGAAACTCTGGATTGGCAGGTTCTGTTACTTTAGGAACAGGTGTTATCATTGGCGGAAGCGCTTCTATTAAAGACCACACAACTCTTGGCGACGGCGCTATTGTAGGTGCGGGTTCAGGAGTTGTAAGTAATGTAGAGGCGGGAAAAACCGTTTTAGGTTACCCAGCCGTTGATGCTAGAGATGCATTAAAACAATGGGCGATTTTAAAACGTCTTGTAGAAGATTCTAAAAAATAG